TCGGTGGTGGCGATCGTTGAACGTTTGCGGAGCGGGAACGAGGAAGCAAAGCTGGCGAGCAGCGACAGGGTGTCGGCGTCTTCCTTCCAGCGCGGGAGTGTGATGGGCTCGAAGCGGTTCTCCAGCTGGTCATCGGAACGGATCGCCAAGTACGCGTCGCGGGTTCCGACGCCGACAAGGGGGATCCGGAGTTCGTTGCCGAGGAAGCGCAAGAGGTTAAGAAATTCTCGCCTGCTGCTGTCCCTTCCTGAGAGCACGTTATGAAGCTCGTCAATGACAAGCATCCGAACCCCCACGCTCCGCAGGACGGATAGAGCGAGCCGTTCCTGGTCGGCCAGCCGCTGCCTGGGCCGTGGTGGGGCTCCTGTCGCGTCCAGGAGGGCAGCGTAGAAGCGGCTGACTGATGGGTCCGAGGGCATCTGGATGCTTAGAACTGGAATGTGCTCGCGATCAGGTTCGGAGATAGACGGGTGCCGGCGTCGGAACTTCTCGATGATCATGGATTTGCCGTTGTTGGTCGGCCCGACCAGCAGCAGATTCGGCATCCGCTGCTTCGTCGGCCAATCGTAGAAAGTCTCCAGCCTGGCCAAGGTGGTCTGGGCTCGAGGATAGCCAATCCACCGGTCAGAGCGGATCCTTTTGATCCGCTCAGCATCCGGCAATCGGGCTGCTGCCTGCGCAGTGGCCCCAAGATGGTCAAGATCCTGCGCCGTAAGTTCTTCGTCCACGCCTACCATTCCTCGATTTCTTCAAACGGCACAACGTCCGGTCTGCTCGCGTCAGTGTTGGCCCCGGGCGATTCTGGCGGCTCAGGTACTGTCGGGAGAGTCTCTGCCGCAGCTAGGTGTCCGCGATGTTCGTTCTCTCTGCGCGTCTTCCTGGTAGTCTTCCGCGCGGATTGGGCGATCTCGCGCCTCAGGGAAATCATGCGGAAAAGGTCCAGCTCGTCGACGCAGGCCCTTCCGTCACGTCGGAGCCGCTCCAGGGCCTGACGATGTTCCCAGAGCGTGACCGCAGGGTGGGACAAAATGCGGTAAGGCACTTCGATGTAGTGATGTCCTTCCGGGTCGAGAACCCAGACTCGACTGATATCGCGTGGGTCTCGGCGGATGACGAACTTTCCCAGCTTTTTGCGCCGGGCGATCCATGGCTTGAGTGCGTTGGCGAAGTAGTGGACGTGGTCGATGACGAATCCTGTCCGACTCAGCGTCCTTCGGATGACGGGAAGAAAGTCCACGAGGAACGCGGTGGGGTTCGCTGCCACCGATGGGCTGGTAGGAGATGCAGCGATCCCTTCGGCCCATCGGGCCGCGGGTGTTTGGTGCAGACTGCTGTGGACGCTGCCGTGATAGCCGGCTACTGCAAGGATCAGCCAGCGTTCCACTTCCCGCAGCGTCAATGACGCCATCTTCTCGGCGTTGTAGGTACCGCGCTGAGCTGTGTTGGAAAAGGTCGTTCCAGGTAGTTCATGGACCATGGTCATGGCCGTGCCGATGACTCGTTCCACAATTCCGCCGTAGTGCGGCCTTCCCGGCGGGCGGTATGCGAGTCTGATGGCATGCTGCTCACAGCCTCGCTTTAGAGCCTCGCTCTTGAACTCCGCCGCGTTGTCGACGTATAGCTGTTCGGGCTTGCCGCTCATCGGCCAGTTCGCCTCGATCCCAAGACGCTCCAGCCAGGGTCGCTTGTCGCAGCAGGCGTGCGCCAGGCAAAGTCCTACCGAAACCGCTGAAGGTAGCTCCAATGTGAGGACCATCCCGACCACGCATCGACTGAACGCATCTATGGCCACTGTCAGGTATGGCCGTCCCACGGGTTGCCGGTCGTGCTCGTCCACCACGATCAGGTCAATCACGGTGTGGTCGATCTGCACTTGGTCCAGCGGGCGATTAACGGTTGGAGGCGAGCCGCCGGCTGCCTGCAAAGGACGCGCTGCGTCTGCGCCTTCCCTCCGACGGGTGACGTCGACAGGATGCAGGGCTGCTATCCGGCGGGCAACTGTGCTCCGGGAGGGTGCGGCCAGACCTTTGAGGAACAAGCTTGGACGACATCGCGGTGAAGGGCCGCCAAGGATAGCTTTTGCCGCTTCAGATAACGGGCCCGAATCAAGTCCTGCAGTACGTCTTCGACGGGCCCGGCCAAGCGCCAGGTCCCGCGTCCGCCATCTGACTGCCCTCGCAACAGGTCGGTTGCGTTGCCGGAACCGCGCCTGCACCGATCAACCAGAACATAGACCTGCCGCAGGGACACACCCAGCTGCGCTGCAGCTTCGGCCGCAGCGCTGAGCCCTATTACGTCCCGCTGCGACAGGGGAGTGATCACGGCGGCGGTTCGGACCGCGGTATCCCAGTCCTCTTCGGTCATGGCCAATAGGCCATGACTGAAGAGCGGAACATCGTTGTCCGTCATTTCGTCACCGCGGGAACAGGGCCGAGAACAGAACACCCATACGAAAAACCTAGTCCAGAGCCGTGGGACGCGAAATGACTCGTTTGTGCAGCCGGCTTCGATCAATACGTGGTCATAGGCGGTTGCGCACACCGCGGAATAGAGAGGACATCAGTGCAAGCGACTGCGAACAATGACAGCGTCTCTGGGGGAGTGTCCCGCCCCGATGTGTCCCGGTTGTGAGGAACTGGGACGGCGCACCGGGATGCCTGTAGGGAGTGAGGACCAGAGCAGGTCGGGCTCGCTGGTAATCAGGTTCGCCGCCTGCCGCGTCAGATCTGAACCGTGAGACGAAGAAAGCCCACCGGTGGGGGACCGATGGGCTTTCCGTAACTGAGGCTACCCACCAAAGGTTTAGTCATCGACTGGACCATCGTAGTGGGCGGCGGGTTACGCCCCCCACTGCGGGGGCTAAGGACTGCTGCGGTCAGACGGCCGGCTGATGCTGGGTGATGCAGTGGATGCCGCCGCCCCGGGCGAAGATGGGACGGGCATCGACCATCACTACTTTGCGGCCCGGGTACGCCTGCTCCAGGATCCGGCGGGCTCCAGCGTCCGCGGGGTCCTCGAAACTGCAGGCGATGACGCCACCGTTCACCACCAAGTGGTTGATGTAGCTGTAGTCGACCCAGTCGAGCTCGTCGCGCAGTGTGTCAGGGGCCGGTACCTCGACGATGTCCCAGGCACGGCCCTGGGCATCGCGAGTCCCGGCGAGCATCGCGATGATGTCGGCGGTGATAGGGAAGTCCGGGTGCGATGGGTTGCGTTGGGAGTGGACCAGCAGCACACCGGGCGAGGGGATAGCGGCCACGATGTCCACATGTCCGCGGGTTCCGAGTTCCTGCGAATCACGGGTCAGCCCGCGCGGCAGCCAGATGACATGCGTCGCTCCGATGGTGCGGGCCAGCTCGGCTTCGACGTCCGCCTTGGTCCGGTGCGGGTTCCGGAACTTATCCAGCTGCACCGTCTCGGTGACCAGCACGGTGCCCAGACCGTCCACCTGGATCCCGCCGCCTTCATTGACCAGAGGACTGTCCAGCAGTTCGGCCCCTGACAGCCTTACCACTTCCGCACCGACCCCGGAGTCTTTGTCCCAAGTGGCCCAGTCCTGCTGCCCCCAGCCGTTGAAGACCCAGTCCACCCCACCCAACCGGCCGCCGTCGTCGGTGACGAATGTGGGCCCGATGTCCCGCATCCGGGCATCATCGAGGGGCACCTCCACCAAATCGATGGCAGCCGAAAGATAGGTCCGGGCGGCAGCAATGTCCGGCGGGTCCACGACCATTGTGACCGGCTCGAATTCCGCCACTGCGTGCGCCACCGCTGCCCACGCAGTGCGGGCCTCATGGGTTTCCTCCGCGGTGTGGCCTATTGAGGATCGCTCTGGCGGAAATGCCATCCAGATCCTTTCCTGGGGGGCCGTTTCACTGGGCATTATCCAGCTCATGGCTGGTGGTCGCCTCGCCGAAGGGTGCCGTGATGCAGCGCTACGCTCTGGTTGAGGGGACGCCTGGGGTGGGGGATATGTCCGAAATGGACCAGTAGGGATAGGCATCCGG
This window of the Arthrobacter sp. StoSoilB5 genome carries:
- a CDS encoding TniB family NTP-binding protein; this translates as MVGVDEELTAQDLDHLGATAQAAARLPDAERIKRIRSDRWIGYPRAQTTLARLETFYDWPTKQRMPNLLLVGPTNNGKSMIIEKFRRRHPSISEPDREHIPVLSIQMPSDPSVSRFYAALLDATGAPPRPRQRLADQERLALSVLRSVGVRMLVIDELHNVLSGRDSSRREFLNLLRFLGNELRIPLVGVGTRDAYLAIRSDDQLENRFEPITLPRWKEDADTLSLLASFASSFPLRKRSTIATTEMANYLLARSEATIGELTLLLTEAAVAAVDSGDEAINHSSLSLAAYAGPSERRRLLERELA
- a CDS encoding agmatine deiminase family protein → MSWIMPSETAPQERIWMAFPPERSSIGHTAEETHEARTAWAAVAHAVAEFEPVTMVVDPPDIAAARTYLSAAIDLVEVPLDDARMRDIGPTFVTDDGGRLGGVDWVFNGWGQQDWATWDKDSGVGAEVVRLSGAELLDSPLVNEGGGIQVDGLGTVLVTETVQLDKFRNPHRTKADVEAELARTIGATHVIWLPRGLTRDSQELGTRGHVDIVAAIPSPGVLLVHSQRNPSHPDFPITADIIAMLAGTRDAQGRAWDIVEVPAPDTLRDELDWVDYSYINHLVVNGGVIACSFEDPADAGARRILEQAYPGRKVVMVDARPIFARGGGIHCITQHQPAV